In a single window of the Pocillopora verrucosa isolate sample1 chromosome 4, ASM3666991v2, whole genome shotgun sequence genome:
- the LOC131794457 gene encoding uncharacterized protein isoform X3, producing MDSVMMFIGLIQVILVLWIVTPCESDVCSQKFCQCTNFGRTRVVVKCQVHGYIPNGIPSNTIELDLSNNLLRRIPYNTFKNMDKLEIINLADNLISGSFYLPESVSQLVIKHNFLSSTDAKVILKGLKRLRKLDFDSNPLGPTLPSDMFAGFSKMDILSMRGCHLEDIENGTFRAMKNLTDLDLSFNNLTHIHKGTVEGLTDQLTNLYLDGNELETISDGTFKQFKILQRCTLRWNNLTSVPDLTGPKVFVNLKLDSNRIKDISRIAKSGIKHLFELLLASNEIDYLPPNIFQNIFIMDSIDLSFNKLQSIPDGLFNKLGKLQTLMINFNNISNINNRTFEGLSSLKTLMLIKNKLTFISNGAFDETALQSVFLHSNAIKTIGSESFSRLNLKQLTIFDNPLHSLPDGMFDKMDTETKVSLTCKNLLQLPKGQYQSVIDCAPSTTFHILLTGKEFVYIGGLKSSGFECHPCKPRPRGSGCRNCSLCQVGYFMNLKEMCVKCPAGGFYQDEMGQLNCKRCSIGTFVSETRRPGTTSTDCVACPYGTLSNETAKYRACRCLQNFYRLDRFGPCSACPLHGFVCEKDTAILAPNFFWKWSNQSEKELFKGFVNNIHLSKPDYDTSYSTFNTLLPKPLKCPYAKSCEGGIDSECHYGYKGVLCATCSKGFYFRFHTCLKCPRLTVTVTSSILVISLFVAVFLMVLWGDSKRAENNRTVADVVMSCFKIVIGFYQVIAGIFSALAKVQWPVILISTEKVLKVFEGNILQFAPLSCIHSSLRLDELGKFTVIVALNVLLVGLIFLYLFVKRRYIINTTNRAESQKIREIKSLKKSCYRNIFLLLLTTYPTTSKSIIQILPLPGACVETCFSKEKLDCIFLLRADYSIQCFTPRHSLYWLMAAILALYPVGFPLLALFLTYKYRESHENEAVSFGLRVFFENYKKKFWFWEVIEMYRKLILISLIFLFGSKSLPQIGLTVLTVSVFGVLYTLFRPIKDKFEDRLQTFVLWIIFFDVCLGAVYTNWDESQGEDKNDSIFVNVLFVVLNASVLLFAIGKGISHVKLFRKYFTVCPMRRFNFLRQGLALLKNKVVTTTPEESCLIEDGT from the exons ATGGACTCAGTAATGATGTTTATTGGCCTGATACAAGTTATCTTGGTCTTGTGGATTGTAACACCTTGCGAGAGTGATGTTTGCAGccaaaaattttgtcaatgtACCAATTTCGGTAGGACCCGTGTAGTAGTTAAATGCCAAGTTCATGGATACATTCCGAATGGAATCCCAAGCAATACAATTGAACT TGACTTGTCGAATAACTTATTACGACGCATTCCCTACAACACTTTCAAGAATATGGATAAGCTGGAAATAAT AAATCTTGCCGACAACCTAATTTCAGGGAGTTTCTACCTTCCAGAAAGTGTATCTCAGCT CGTTATCAAACACAACTTTCTATCAAGTACTGACGCAAAAGTCATTCTCAAAGGATTAAAACGGCTTCGAAAACT GGATTTTGATTCAAATCCACTCGGACCTACTTTGCCATCCGACATGTTCGCTGGCTTTAGTAAGATGGATATTCT CTCCATGAGAGGCTGCCACCTGGAAGATATCGAAAATGGAACATTTAGAGCCATGAAAAATCTTACAGACCT TGATCTGTCCTTCAATAACCTGACTCATATACACAAGGGTACGGTGGAAGGACTTACGGATCAGCTGACAAATCT GTACCTTGACGGAAACGAATTAGAGACCATAAGTGATGGAACGtttaaacagtttaaaattcTCCAAAGATG CACTCTTCGATGGAACAATCTAACATCTGTACCAGATTTGACAGGTCCTAAGGTTTTTGTAAACCT AAAATTAGATAGTAATCGGATCAAAGATATATCAAGAATTGCAAAATCTGGAATTAAACACCTCTTTGAGCT GTTGCTGGCCAGTAATGAAATCGATTATCTTCCAccaaacatatttcaaaacattttcattatgGACTCCAT TGACTTGTCATTCAACAAATTGCAGTCCATACCAGATGGCCTATTCAATAAGCTTGGAAAATTACAAACTTT GATGATTAACTTCAACAACATCTCCAACATCAACAATCGTACTTTTGAGGGACTTTCAAGCTTGAAGACACT CATgctgataaaaaacaaactgacaTTTATTTCCAACGGTGCTTTTGATGAAACTGCTTTGCAATCAGT TTTTCTTCACAGTAATGCCATCAAAACGATTGGAAGTGAATCCTTTAGCAGACTTAACCTGAAACAACT TACTATCTTTGATAATCCTCTACACTCATTACCAGATGGAATGTTCGACAAAATGGACACCGAAACCAAAGT ATCGTTGACATGCAAAAACCTTCTTCAGCTGCCCAAAGGACAGTATCAGTCAGTAAT TGACTGTGCCCCCTCTACCACATTCCATATACTTTTAACCGGAAAAGAATTTGTCTACATTGGTGGCCTGAAAAGTTCAGGCTTTGAGTGCCATCCCTGTAAGCCTCGTCCCAGAGGCTCCGGATGTCGTAACTGCTCTCTTTGTCAAGTTGGTTATTTCATGAACCTCAAAGAGATGTGTGTCAAGTGTCCTGCAG GTGGTTTTTATCAGGATGAAATGGGACAACTTAATTGCAAAAGATGCAGTATTGGTACATTTGTGTCTGAAACGCGACGTCCTGGGACAACCTCTACGGACTGTGTGGCATGTCCATATG GTACTCTCTCCAACGAGACTGCGAAATATCGAGCATGCAGATGCCTTCAAAACTTTTATCGGCTGGATCGTTTTGGCCCGTGCTCAGCATGTCCACTACACGGTTTTGTTTGTGAGAAGGATACAGCGATACTTGCTCCTAACTTCTTCTGGAAATGGTCAAATCAGTCTGAAAAAGAACTCTTCAAAGGTTTTGTTAACAACATCCACTTATCTAAACCAGATTACGACACGTCATATTCTACGTTTAATACTTTACTTCCAAAGCCACTCAAATGTCCTTATGCCAAGTCTTGCGAGGGTGGAATCGACTCTGAATGCCACTATGGGTATAAAGGAGTTTTGTGTGCAACCTGCTCTAAAGGCTTTTACTTCCGATTTCACACTTGCTTGAAATGTCCTCGGTTAACTGTAACAGTTACTTCTTCCATCTTggtaatttctctttttgttgctgtgtttctAATGGTTCTTTGGGGTGACTCCAAACGTGCAGAGAATAACCGGACAGTTGCAGATGTCGTTATGTCGTGCTTTaagattgtgattggtttttaccAAGTCATTGCTGGAATTTTCTCGGCATTAGCGAAAGTCCAGTGGCCAGTCATTTTGATCTCAACGGAGAAGGTTCTAAAAGTGTTTGAAGGGAACATCTTGCAGTTTGCGCCACTAAGCTGCATTCATTCTTCCCTGCGTCTCGATGAGCTCGGAAAGTTCACAGTGATCGTTGCTTTGAATGTCCTACTTGTCGGCTtgattttcctttatcttttcGTTAAAAGACGCTACATTATAAACACAACTAACCGAGCCGAAAGCCAAAAAATAAGGGAAATTAAGAGTTTGAAGAAATCTTGCTATCGGAACATTTTCCTATTGTTGTTGACGACCTACCCCACGACGAGCAAATCGATTATTCAGATTCTGCCTCTTCCTGGTGCGTGTGTAGAAACGTGTTTCTCTAAAGAAAAGCTCGACTGTATCTTCCTGCTGAGAGCTGACTACTCCATCCAGTGTTTCACTCCTCGCCACAGCTTGTATTGGCTCATGGCCGCTATTCTGGCATTATATCCCGTAGGATTTCCACTTTTGGCTCTGTTTCTCACTTACAAATATCGTGAGTCCCACGAAAACGAAGCAGTCTCTTTCGGGCTCAGAGTGTTCTTTGAAAACTACAAGaagaaattttggttttggGAAGTCATAGAGATGTACCGCAAACTGATATTGATCTCATTGATTTTCCTATTTGGATCTAAAAGCCTTCCTCAAATAGGTCTCACAGTTCTGACAGTCAGCGTCTTTGGAGTGCTCTACACCCTATTCCGACCAATCAAGGACAAGTTTGAAGACCGCTTACAAACATTTGTtctttggataattttctttgacgTTTGTCTTGGTGCAGTTTACACAAACTGGGATGAGAGTCAAGGAGAGGACAAGAACGACTCCATCTTTGTAAATGTCCTGTTCGTGGTCCTTAACGCCTCTGTATTGTTATTTGCCATTG GAAAGGGTATATCACATGTGAAGTTATTTCGCAAGTACTTTACCGTCTGCCCGATGAGACGTTTCAATTTCCTTCGCCAAGGACTGGCGCTTCTTAAGAATAAAGTGGTCACCACAACACCTGAAGAATCATGCTTGATCGAGGATGGCACCTAA